In Candidatus Manganitrophus morganii, the genomic window GGTCGGCGATTCTCTTTATCAGAGAGCATTATGCTAAAACTAACAAAAAAGACAGACTATGCGCTCATGGCAATCAATTATATGTCCTGCCAAGGGGAAGAGTTCATCGCAAACACCCGAACGATCTCGGAAATATATAATATCCCATTGGAATTGTTAGCAAAAATACTTCAGAGGCTTGCAAAAAAAGGGGTCATCGTCAGCCAAAATGGACCGAAGGGTGGATATATCCTTGCCAAAGAACCCTCGGCGATCACCGTGGGTGAGGTGATCCGAGCGATAGAGGGTCCCGTCCAAATTATCCGGTGCCATGATGGAGAGAATACGTGTTTACAAACGGAACGTTGTACGGTCCGAAGCCCGCTCCGCAGAATTGAAAGCAAAATTATCGAGCTTTTAGATAAGACAACCCTCGATCAAATGTATCGAGAGGAAGTCATCGAAGAAATTACGGTTCGCTGACCGTTTACTAGAGGAGTTTATGTTGAAATTCCCTATTTTCATGGATAATCATTCGACCACACCGATGGACCCCCGTGTTCTGGAAGCGATGCTTCCCTATTTTGTCGAAAAGTTCGGTAATGCCGCCAGTCGAAATCATGCGTTTGGCTGGGAAGCCGAAAAAGCGGTCGATCAGGCACGCGAACAGATTGCTCATCTGATTCATTGTGATCCGAAAGAAATTATCTTCACCAGCGGTGCAACCGAGTCGGACAATCTGGCCCTCAAAGGGGTCGCCGAGATGTATCGGGAGAAGGGGAACCATATTATTACGGTGGTCACTGAACACAAGGCGGTTTTGGACAGCTGCAAACGTCTAGAGAAGATGGGATATGAAGTCACTTATCTTCCGGTCAAGGCCGATGGAATGGTCGATCTCGATCTGCTCAAAGCGGCCATCACCGAAAAGACGATCCTGATCTCGGTGATGATGGCAAACAATGAAATCGGCGTAATCCAGCCGGTGGCCGAGATCGGCAAAATTGCCAAGGAACGAGGGGTCATTTTCCATTGCGATGCGACACAAGGGGTCGGTAAAATTCCGGTGGATGTCCAGGCGATGGGAATCGATGTGATGGCCTTCTCGGCCCACAAGATGTATGGCCCGAAGGGAATCGGCGCTCTTTACGTGAGGAAGAAAAATCCACGTGTCCGAATCGCGCCCATTATCGACGGCGGAGGGCATGAGCGGGGGATGCGATCGGGTACGCTCAATGTCCCTGGGATCGTCGGTTTTGGAAAGGCGTGCGAGCTTTCCGACAAAGAGATGGTTGAAGAATCGGCCCGCCTCACCCAGCTGCGGGAGAGACTCAGACAGGGGATTCTCAAGGGGTTGGATGAGGTTTATTTGAATGGAGATCCGATTCAACGGTTGCCGGGTAATCTCAATATGAGTTTTGCTTATGTCGAAGGAGAGTCACTTTTGATGGGTTTGAAAGAGATCGCCCTCTCCTCAGGATCGGCCTGTACCACCGCCACGTTGGAGCCGTCTTACGTTCTACGCTCCTTGGGGGTTGGGAGCGATTTGGCCCATTCTTCACTTCGATTTGGGTTGGGACGTTTCAATACGGAAGAAGAAGTCGACTACGTCGTTCAACGCGTGGTCGAGACGGTTCGACGGCTTCGAGAGATGTCCCCGCTCTATGAGATGGCCAAAGAGGGGATTGATCTTAAGAATGTTCAGTGGACACAACATTAATCTGATCATCTATTTCAGGGGTAGAGGAGAAGCGAAATGGCATACAGCAATAAAGTGATCGACCACTACAATAACCCCCGAAACGTCGGGTCGCTTGACAAGAACGCTCCTGAAGTTGGAACCGGAGTCGTCGGCGCGCCGGAGTGCGGGGACGTGATGAAGCTTCAATTGAAAGTGAGCAACGGCGTCATCGAAGATGCCAAATTCAAGACATTCGGCTGCGGCAGCGCCATCGCCAGCTCCAGCTTGGCCACGGAGATGCTCAAGGGGAAAACACTCGATGAGGCAACGGGGATCAAAAATACCGACATCGTCAACGAGCTGAATCTTCCTCCGGTGAAAATACATTGCTCGGTTCTGGCGGAAGATGCGATTAAGGCCGCCATCGCCGATTATAAGAAGAAAAACGGTCTGGCTTAAGCAGGAGGCAAGATGGAATCGACAACGAATCAGGAGCAGGTGATCGCTCTTACGCCGAATGCGGTGGCGGCGGTCAAAGAGATTATTGAGAAAAAAAACCTCGGCCAGGCCGGTTTGCGGGTCGGGGTACAGGGAGGCGGCTGCTCGGGTCTCTCGTATAACCTGAATTTTGAAACAGAGGTGACCCCCCACGATACTTCTTTCGAGGTGGACGGCCTTCGGGTGATCGTCGATCAGAAAAGCGCGATTTACCTTGCCGGAACGACGCTCGACTTCAGCAAAGAATTGGTCGGGGGAGGTTTCAAATTTCTCAATCCGAATGCGAAGCGCAGCTGTGGATGCGGCGAGTCTTTCTCTGCATGATGTTCACCTGAGGAATAGGGTAGAGTGACACTCGGCGGCCTAAGTTGTGCGAGGCCGCAGCCGAGAAAAGGGTGATTGTGGATCTCGGAAGGGCCCCGTGAGGGGCCGTTCTATTTTCTAGACCTGGGATTTTAAATTGAAGCTCTCTGGAACATCGGAAATCACAAAAAGAGCCTGTTGGAAGTGCGGTGCTCCGATCGCGTCGCTCGATGTCTGCACCGAATGTGCCGCCTTGCAGCCTTTTCCAGAAGGGATCGACTATTTTACCCTGTTTGGAATCGGGCCTCGTTTGAAGATCGATCCGGCCGGGCTCGAAGCGACGTTTTATGCATTGAGCCGCAAGTTCCACCCCGATTTCTATCAAAAGAAATCTTCGGAGGAGCAGGCGATCAGCCTCGAGAATTCGGCCCTTGTGAATAAGGCCTACCGCACGCTCAGAGATCCTCTTCAAAGAACGGAGTATTTAATCCAACAGTTCGATGGCGGAAACGCCGTTTCAACGGAGGCGCCGGCCGATCTTTTTGATGAGATTTTAGAACTGCAGGAATTATTGGAGAGTGTGAAAGAAAGCTCGGGTGATTCGAGCCGAAGGGGGCAACTCCGCGATGCCCTTACGAATGAGCAAGCCCGGTTTGAGCAGATTCAGGATCAGGGGAAGCAGGCGCTGGAGCGGATTGCGACCGAATGGGACGGGCTCCAAGAGATTTCGGAGAAAAGGGAATGGACGGAAGAACAGCGGCGGCTTCTTTCAGGGATGAAGAAAATCGTGTCGCGCCGCGCTTATCTCGATCGAGTATTGAACGACATTCAAACCGGAATTGAAACGTTAGAGAAAGGAAGTTAGATGCCGAGAGTGGTGGGAATCGATCTGGGGACCACGAACAGCCTGGTCGCCTACATGGACAAAGGAACTCCCCGGGTCATCGCGGACGCGCAAGAGAGGGTCATTCTCCCCTCCGTCGTCTCATTTGGATGGGAAGGCCGACCCGACGGCGTGATCGTCGGAGAAGAGGCGAAGAAACATCTGATCACCCACCCGGATCGAACGATTTATTCGATCAAGCGTTTCATGGGAAAGGGGATGGAAGATGTCGGCGGCGATCGATCCTTCGTCCCTTACGCGCTCTCGGGAGGGCAGCAGGAGGTCGTCCGGATTTCCGTCGCCGGGAAGCTCTATACCCCCCCGGAGATCTCCGCCTTTATCTTGAGAGAGCTGAAGCAGCGGGCGGAGGCATTCTTCAAAGAGCCGGTCCGCCAGGCGGTCATTACCGTTCCGGCCTATTTCAACGACAGCCAGCGGCAGGCAACCAAAGACGCCGGGAAGATCGCCGGGCTTGAAGTGCTTCGAATCGTCAATGAGCCGACCGCTGCATCGCTCGCTTATGGACTCCAGAAGAAGAAAGAAGGAACGATCGTCGTCTACGATCTCGGCGGGGGAACGTTCGACGTTTCGATCCTGAAGATTAAAAACGGCATCTTCGAGGTTCTTTCGACCAACGGCGATACCCATCTCGGCGGCGATGATGTCGATCGACAGCTGATGCTCCTGATCGCTCGCGAGATCTCGGCTCAGAGCGGAACCGATCTTTCCAACTCGCCTGATGTTCTTCAGGAGATCCGGTTGGCGTCGGAGGAGGCCAAGTGCCGGCTTTCATTCGAAGAGAAGGCGGAGATTGCGCTCTCTTTTCCCGATAAAAAGATCGATTATCGCCGGACGATTTCACGGACCGATTTCGATACGCTCATCAATGACTTCGTCGAGAAGACCTTGGGGCCGTGTCGTCAGGCGCTGGCCGATGCCCATCTCAAACCGGAACAGGTCGATGAGGTGATTCTGGTCGGTGGATCGACCCGGATTCCGCTGGTCAGAAAAAAGGTCGCCGATCTCTTCAAGAAGACCCCTCACAGCGAGTTGAATCCGGACGAGGTGGTGGCGCTCGGTGCCGCCGTCCAGGCCGATATCCTCGCGGGCGGGATCACCAACATGCTCCTGCTCGATGTGACCCCCCTCTCGCTCGGGATTGAAACGATGGGCGGGGTCGTCAGCCGGTTGATTCCGAGAAATACCACGATCCCGACGAGCGCAAAGGAGTCGTTCACGACTTTTGTGGACGGGCAGAAGTCGGTCTCGATTCATGTTGTCCAGGGGGAGCGGGAGTTGGTGAAAGATTGCCGGAGCCTTGCGAAATTCAATCTGACCGAGATCGATCCGATGCCGGCCGGCATTCCGAGAATTGAGGTGACCTTCATGATCGATGCCAACGGCATCCTCAATGTGACCGCCAAGGAGTTAAGGAGCGGGAAGGCGCAGTCGATCGAGGTGAAGCCGACTTATGGATTGACCGATGGAGAAGTCGAAAAGATGATCTCCGATTCGATCGAGCACGCCCGTGCGGATCTCAACGAACGGATGTTCATCGAAGCGCGAAACGAAGCGGAGTCGGTGCTGCGTCATACGGAGAAGGCCCTCTCCCAGGGGGCGGCATTGATCGCTCCGGCCGAAAAAGCGGAAATTGAAAAAAGCATGGCCGGTTTAAAAGAGGCGATGAACGGAACAGACCATCATCGCGTGCGCGAAGCGCTCGACCGGCTCGATCAGTCGACGAAGCAGCTTGCCGAAACGTTGATGAATCAAACATTAAAAGAGACGCTTCAGGAAAAGAAGCTCTCTGATTTATAGAAAGAGACCATGCCGAAAGTGACTTTTAAATTAGGAGATGTGGGACAGGACGTGACCGTCGAAGCGAAGGAGGGGCAGTCGATCCTCGACGTGGCGCTCGACAATCATATCGACCTGGAGCACAACTGCGGGGGAAACTGCGCCTGCACCACCTGTCATGTGATCGTCCGGGAAGGAACGGAGAAACATCTCTCCGAAATGGATGAAGACGAAGAAGACCGTCTCGATACGGCGGAGGGGTTGACGCTCACCTCCCGGCTCGGGTGTCAGGCCCGGATCAAAGGAGATGTCGTGGTCGAGATTCCGAAGAACACGCAGACGTTCCGAAAAGCCGAGCAGCACTGACGCGAAGGGCATTTGTCCTAACGGAGGGAGATTCGATGAAAATGGGCTGGCACGATTCCGAGGAAATTGCGATTTTGCTCTTGGAGAAACATCCGAATCTCGATCCCCTCACGGTCCGGTTTACCGATCTGCACAAGATGGTGACCGAGCTTCCCGGCTTCGAAGACGACCCGAAGAAGTCGAACGAGGCGATCTTGGAGGCGATCCAGATGGCCTGGCATGAGGAATATCAGGACGCCCAGGGTTGACGGCCGGATCGGGAGACTTACCAGGTTACGACGCTCTCCGAATCGAGGATATATCCCAGCATTTCTTTATAGCCGATCGGAGGATGGGCCGGCGTCTCTCCCCCCTTCAGATCATCCGCCAAGGCGAAGACCTCCCCCTTGATCCCTTTTAATTCAAGACCGACCGCATCCTGGATCAGGATAATGACCAGCTCGTTCGATTCGGACTGCCTCCGGATGATTTCCAGAGGGGCCGGATCATCCTTCCGCTTTAAAATGTGCAAAATCCTTTTCATCGGCTCTTTCTAAAAAAGGGCGAAACGTTGGGCGGCCGCAATTTTTTCGGCGATCTCTTTTTTTGAGAGGGAGACCGTCTTGTAATCGCTCTCGGAGAGAGCGACTTCTTTGGCGCTTTCCTGATCGATATAAAAGGTGGGGATAAATTCCTGGAGGGTGGAGAGGAACTTCTCCGCCATCTCGCCGTCGACGAAGGTGTCGGTATCGGGCGTTAAGAGAAGCGGCGCGCGGCCGGTAAGGATCACCTCCACCGCATGATCTCCGGAGGCGAGACCGAGGGCGATCCGGATCCCTTCGACGGCGCGGTGACTTGTCTCGGGATCGCTTCGAATCAGGATGACGACGCTGCGTGTCATTCGGTCAATTAAATGTGACGAAAC contains:
- a CDS encoding Rrf2 family transcriptional regulator, encoding MLKLTKKTDYALMAINYMSCQGEEFIANTRTISEIYNIPLELLAKILQRLAKKGVIVSQNGPKGGYILAKEPSAITVGEVIRAIEGPVQIIRCHDGENTCLQTERCTVRSPLRRIESKIIELLDKTTLDQMYREEVIEEITVR
- a CDS encoding IscS subfamily cysteine desulfurase, which produces MKFPIFMDNHSTTPMDPRVLEAMLPYFVEKFGNAASRNHAFGWEAEKAVDQAREQIAHLIHCDPKEIIFTSGATESDNLALKGVAEMYREKGNHIITVVTEHKAVLDSCKRLEKMGYEVTYLPVKADGMVDLDLLKAAITEKTILISVMMANNEIGVIQPVAEIGKIAKERGVIFHCDATQGVGKIPVDVQAMGIDVMAFSAHKMYGPKGIGALYVRKKNPRVRIAPIIDGGGHERGMRSGTLNVPGIVGFGKACELSDKEMVEESARLTQLRERLRQGILKGLDEVYLNGDPIQRLPGNLNMSFAYVEGESLLMGLKEIALSSGSACTTATLEPSYVLRSLGVGSDLAHSSLRFGLGRFNTEEEVDYVVQRVVETVRRLREMSPLYEMAKEGIDLKNVQWTQH
- the iscU gene encoding Fe-S cluster assembly scaffold IscU yields the protein MAYSNKVIDHYNNPRNVGSLDKNAPEVGTGVVGAPECGDVMKLQLKVSNGVIEDAKFKTFGCGSAIASSSLATEMLKGKTLDEATGIKNTDIVNELNLPPVKIHCSVLAEDAIKAAIADYKKKNGLA
- a CDS encoding iron-sulfur cluster assembly accessory protein; protein product: MESTTNQEQVIALTPNAVAAVKEIIEKKNLGQAGLRVGVQGGGCSGLSYNLNFETEVTPHDTSFEVDGLRVIVDQKSAIYLAGTTLDFSKELVGGGFKFLNPNAKRSCGCGESFSA
- the hscB gene encoding Fe-S protein assembly co-chaperone HscB — its product is MKLSGTSEITKRACWKCGAPIASLDVCTECAALQPFPEGIDYFTLFGIGPRLKIDPAGLEATFYALSRKFHPDFYQKKSSEEQAISLENSALVNKAYRTLRDPLQRTEYLIQQFDGGNAVSTEAPADLFDEILELQELLESVKESSGDSSRRGQLRDALTNEQARFEQIQDQGKQALERIATEWDGLQEISEKREWTEEQRRLLSGMKKIVSRRAYLDRVLNDIQTGIETLEKGS
- the hscA gene encoding Fe-S protein assembly chaperone HscA codes for the protein MPRVVGIDLGTTNSLVAYMDKGTPRVIADAQERVILPSVVSFGWEGRPDGVIVGEEAKKHLITHPDRTIYSIKRFMGKGMEDVGGDRSFVPYALSGGQQEVVRISVAGKLYTPPEISAFILRELKQRAEAFFKEPVRQAVITVPAYFNDSQRQATKDAGKIAGLEVLRIVNEPTAASLAYGLQKKKEGTIVVYDLGGGTFDVSILKIKNGIFEVLSTNGDTHLGGDDVDRQLMLLIAREISAQSGTDLSNSPDVLQEIRLASEEAKCRLSFEEKAEIALSFPDKKIDYRRTISRTDFDTLINDFVEKTLGPCRQALADAHLKPEQVDEVILVGGSTRIPLVRKKVADLFKKTPHSELNPDEVVALGAAVQADILAGGITNMLLLDVTPLSLGIETMGGVVSRLIPRNTTIPTSAKESFTTFVDGQKSVSIHVVQGERELVKDCRSLAKFNLTEIDPMPAGIPRIEVTFMIDANGILNVTAKELRSGKAQSIEVKPTYGLTDGEVEKMISDSIEHARADLNERMFIEARNEAESVLRHTEKALSQGAALIAPAEKAEIEKSMAGLKEAMNGTDHHRVREALDRLDQSTKQLAETLMNQTLKETLQEKKLSDL
- a CDS encoding 2Fe-2S iron-sulfur cluster-binding protein — translated: MPKVTFKLGDVGQDVTVEAKEGQSILDVALDNHIDLEHNCGGNCACTTCHVIVREGTEKHLSEMDEDEEDRLDTAEGLTLTSRLGCQARIKGDVVVEIPKNTQTFRKAEQH
- the iscX gene encoding Fe-S cluster assembly protein IscX — protein: MKMGWHDSEEIAILLLEKHPNLDPLTVRFTDLHKMVTELPGFEDDPKKSNEAILEAIQMAWHEEYQDAQG
- a CDS encoding DsrE family protein; translated protein: MTRSVVILIRSDPETSHRAVEGIRIALGLASGDHAVEVILTGRAPLLLTPDTDTFVDGEMAEKFLSTLQEFIPTFYIDQESAKEVALSESDYKTVSLSKKEIAEKIAAAQRFALF